The Polaribacter sp. MED152 region TATGCTTTCAAGAATTTTACATTCTTTATAGCAGTTCTCTTATAGTTTAACTTAGTTTTAATGTAATTTGCAATATTTTGCTTGTTTGTATTTACAGATAAAACTATAATTTCTCCTTTTCTGTTGATAAGGAATTTTACAGAAGTCTTCTCTTCACTATTGTCTAAAATGTTCTGATAGTCTCCTAATAAATTTTCTATTTTGTTTCTTAATTTGTTATTTACTTCTTCTTTAACTTTATCATCGTTATTATTTGCAAATGATGAAAATACAGTCATTAAAGAAATTACAAGTACAATAGATAGCTTTTTCATTTTTAATAAGGTTTTTTTGTTGGATTTTATTGTTTTAATTAACACTGTAAAAGTACTTTACCATTAAAAACTATATTGAAATTAAAGGTTATAAAAACATATAGTTTTGGTTAGTTTTGACCGATTTTAATTCTCTTAACATTTAGTATACATTGCTGATATTCTGTTAATAAGTACTAAAAAATAGTAGAATTATCAGTAAAAAACCAAAGACTATTTCTAAAAACAAAACATTTATTAAAATCTGATAAAAAATATACAATTACTTAAATTAAACTAACATTAAGCCCTAAAAAATAGTATTGCTTTTTAATTCATTTTTTAACTGAGAAGTGTAATTTTTAATTCGATAAAAAGTAATTTTTAATTTGATGAATAGAAACAAAAAAAACCTCAAGACAAACTGAGGTTTTAATTAATTAATTCAAATATTTTACTTTTTGCTCTTATATGCTGTATTTAGTGGTGGTTGTATGGTTCTGCAAATTTAATTTGATTCTTTTTTACAGACTAAATTTGAATGTTAACAAAACATATATTTTAGGTTAAATTATCAACTATTTTTTATAGCAGATTTTTATTTTATAAAACACAAAAAATCCTCAAATAAATTGAGGATTTCTCAGCTAAAGTAAATCTCGCGCTTTTATACTAATTCTATATTTAGCCTAATTCAAATTCTAATCGTTACAAATTTATATTTTTATATAAAGTAATTCGTTATTTGAAGGTTATGAAAACAAAACCAATAAGTTAGTTTCATGCCTTATAAATTGGTTATTTTTACCTTAAAGTAAATTTTATGTTTCCATCTATACCAGCTATCAAACAAAAAAAAGATATTACAACTATTGCTTTTTACAATGTAGAAAACTTGTTTGACACAGTAGATAACCCAAATACTGCAGATGATGATTACACTCCATCTGGTAAAAAGAAATGGACCATAAATCGTTACAACATCAAAATCAAAAAATTGAGTTCAATTATAGCGCAATTGGGGCTCAATAAATCAAAATACCCGCCTGCAATTGTAGGTTTGGTTGAAGTAGAAAATGCGAAAGTGGTATCAGATTTGGCAAATTCTTCTTATTTAAAAAAACACCATTATGGTTTTGTGCATTATGATTCACCTGATGAAAGAGGTATTGATGTAGCCTTATTGTATAATAAAATTTCATTTGAATTAATAGCTTCTGAAACCTACCCAGTTTTTTTAGAAGATGATGAAGGTGAAAGAGATTATACAAGAGATATTTTAAAAGTTAGTGGCCATTTACATGGAGAATTGGTGCATATTATTGTTACACATTGGTCTTCTAGAAGAGAAGGTGTAGCAGAAACCGAACACAAACGTATTGCTGCTGCAGAAAAAATAAGAGAAATAACAGCTGGAATTCATGCCAAAGAAATGGGCCCTAAAATTATTATTATGGGCGATTTTAATGATGATCCAAAAAGTAAAAGTGTTAAGGAATATTTGGTAAAAGATGATTTTTATAATCCTATGGAAAAAATTTTAAATCCTACTAGTAAAGGTTCTCTAACCTACAATGGAAGCTGGAATTTATTTGATCAAATTATATTCTCTAAAAACTTTTTGGTAGAAGAAAAAGACAAACTGTACTTTAAACATGCAGAAGTTTTTAATAAAAAATGGATGAAAATCTATAAAGGAAAATACAAAGGGAGCCCTTTTAGAACCTATATTGGTCCTTGGTATAAAGGTGGCTTTTCAGATCATTTTCCTGTATATGCTTTTCTAAAAAAGAAATCTTAATTTTTATCTCTATTTTTAAAAGCAGCCATTAATTTCTCGTCTGTAAGTATGTATTTTTTATACTTACCATCTCTATATCTGTAGTAGATAAAAATTGGCATAAATATAAAAGACAAGTAAAACACGCCTAAACCCATTACAATTTCTGCTTTTTCGTGTTCTGTATTTAGTAAAAATGCTCCAACAGACATCCAAACTATAAATATCACAAAAAGAATTTTTAATAATAACTTCATACTGCAAAATTACAAAAGTTCTATCTTTAAAACTTAATATAGTTTAAATGAAATACAATTTATTATTTTTGATTTGTTTGTTGCTAACTGGCTGCAACCAAATCCAAAAGAAAAAAAAATTGAGCAATAAAGTTGTTATAGCACATAGAGGTGCTTCTGGCTATTTACCTGAACATACCTTAGAAGCAAAAGCAATGGCTTATGCAATGCAGGTAGATTTTATAGAACAAGATTTGGTTCTAAGTAAAGATGATGTGCCCATTGTAATACATGATATTTATTTAGATTATGTTACAAACGTAGCCAACAAATTTCCTGATAGAAAAAGAGAAGATAATCGGTTTTATGTGATAGATTTTACATACGATGAATTAAAGTCTTTACAAGTTACAGAACGTTTTGACCCGAAAACTGGTGAGCAGTTCTACCCAAACAGATTTCCAAAATGGAAAGCCAACTTTAAACTACATTCTTTACAAGAAGAAATTGAATTGATACAAGGTTTAAATGCTTCTACAGGAAATAATATTGGAATTTACCCAGAAATTAAAGAACCAAAATTTCATCAAAAAGAAGGCAAAAATCTAACTACAACTGTATTAAATATTTTAGCTGATTATGGTTACAAAACAAAGAATGATAATTGCATTTTGCAATGTTTTGATGCAGAAGAATTAGAACGAATTCGAGTAGATTTAAAATCGGAATTATTTTTAGTTCAGCTTATAGAACACCCTGAAGAAGCAAAACAGTTAGCACATTTTGCAACCTATGCAGATGGAGTTGGGCCTTGGTACAAACAAATATTATCAGAAAAAGTAAACAACAGCTTTCAATTTACAAACTTGGTAAAAGAAGCTCACGAGTTAGGGTTAAAAGTGCATCCATATACATTTAGAGCAGATGCTTTAGCCGAGTTTTCATCTTTTGATGAAATGCTAAAAACCCTTTTAATAGATGCTAATGTAGATGGTGCTTTTACAGATTTTCCTGATAAAGTTATTGATTTTCTTAAAAAAGAAAATGAGCGTTAACAATTGCAACTTTTATGAATTTCATTTTGTATTTTTATTATAAATATGCTCTAAAATGGATTTAGAAAATTACAGAATACAACACACCAACAACACTCTAGAGGTTTATGATAAAAACATCTTAAAATTTTCTTCTGCCTGGTATTCTGGTTTTGGTAAATTTCATACAGATGTTTTTAACGCCAATCAGCAAACAATATATGTTGTAACCAAACAATTTCAATTTTGGAAATGGAGAATGGTATATCAGATTAAAAAAAACGATACTGTTTTATCAGAATTAATTTCTAAAAATAATAAGAAAACAATTTTTGCAATAGATGTAAACGAAATTACCTATCAAATTAAAATTCACTTTCAAGATAGGTTGTCTATTTTTAAAAACGGAATTAAAATTGCTGAGTTTAATGAAGCTTGTACCAAAGAAGATTTTGCAGGTAAAGTAAAATTACTAATGCTTGATAAAAATGATTTAGAAATAGCTTTTTTACTTTATTCTTGCTTAAAAATCGGCGAGCAAAACAGGTCTAGTAAATCTATTATTGCTAGTCAAAAGCAACTAGAGCCTAATGAAGATCCTTGGAGTTAAATTAACTTGTTACTTCTATCAGCTTATTTCTATACGCAGTTAGTAATTTAGATTTAGATATAAAACCTACGTATTTATCGCCTTGAACTACAGGTAAATTCCAAGCATCACTAGTTTTAAATTTCTTCATAATTTCTGTCACAGAATCTTCATAGAAAATAATTTCTGGTGCAGCTTTCATTAAAGTTTCTACTGTAACATTATTATACATTTCTGTATCAAACATAAATGGTCTTATATCATCTAATAATACAATTCCTAAAAAAACTTTATCTGCATTGGTTACAGGAAAAATGTTTCTAGTAGATTTTGCTACTGCAGATTTAAGCATATCTCCTAACAACATTTCTGGATGAATGGTTTTAAAGTTATCTTCAATTAATCGATCAATCTTCATCATCATCATTACATTCTTATCCTTATTATGTGTAATCAATTCACCTCTTTTAGCCAATTCTGTAGTGTAAATAGAGTTCGCTATAAAGTATTTGGTAAACGCAAAACTAATGGCTGCAACTAACATTAAAGGCACAAACAAATCATAGCCTCCAGTTATTTCTGCAATTAAAAAAATAGCGGTTAAAGGTGCATGCAAAACTCCAGCCATTAAACCAGTCATGCCAATTAAGGTAAAATTAGATTCGGATACATTGCCACCTAAAGCATTTATAATTTTTGCAAATACATTGCCTAAAGAAGCTCCCATAAATAAAGTCGGAATAAAAATACCTCCAACTCCACCAGCTGCAAATGTGGTTGTCATTGCAATGGCTTTAAACAATGCTATTAGAATTAGAAATGCAATAACAATCCAAATATTTGTTAAATCTACTTTATAAGGTAATGTTGCTAGGGCATCTGCTGTATTTCCATTCAATAAATTATTAATTAAACCATATCCTTCACCATATAATGGTGGTATAAAGTAGAGCATAATTCCAATGGCTATTCCACCAAGAATTAACCTGTGAATTGGTTTCTTAAAATGATTAAAAAACTTGGTAATTCTAAAATAGATTTTAGAAAAATATACAGAAGCAACTCCTGTACCTAAACCTAAAATAATATAGTAGAGAACATCTTTAATCTCAAATGCATCAATAAGCTGAAAACCAAAAAGCGCGTCTTTTTCAAAGAAAAAATAAGAGGTAATTACTGCAGAAACAGAAGCCAATAATAAAGGTACCAGAGATGCAAAAGCCAAATCTAAACTAAATATTTCTACAGCAAAAACAATTGCTGCAACTGGTGCTTTAAACATAGAAGACATTGCACCAGCTGTTGCACAACCAATGAGTAACATTCTTGTTTTTGCACTCATGTGAAATAACTGAGCAACATAAGAACCTAAGGCAGCACCTGTACTCACTGCTGGGCCTTGCAAACCTGCAGAACCACCAAAACCAACTGTAATTGGAGCAGTAATTAAAGAAGCATACATCTTGTATTTATCTATAATTCCGTTTTTTTTAGAAACTGCATGCAATGTTGTTGGTATACCATGCCCAATTTCTTTTTTTATGATTTTCCTTTTGATGTAATACACCAAAATCAAACCAATAATTGGAAAAATAAAGTACAAAGAATAATGAAAATCTTTAATGAACTTACCCTCTAATAAATTCTCAAAAAAAAAGGTTAGGTTCTTTAATACAGCAGTACCTAAACCTGCCAATAAACCAACTAAAACACTAAGAACATAAATAAATTGTCTTTCAGAAATAAACTGATACCTCCAAAGTAAAATTTGTTTTAGATATTTATTTTTAGTGGGCATTAAAAATGAACTATTTGGTTTTAGATAGAATATCTGTACCTAGATAATTATTGTCTTTATTATAATACCAAGCTCTTACTTTTGGCATTTTAATAGCATTAATGGTTTCTATACCAGATAACAAAATATATTCTCCACTATCTTTAGTATCCTTAAAAAACTGATATACTTCCATAGCAAACGTTTCTGGATTAAAATAAAAATACCAAGTGTCTTTACCCACTTCTTTATTATAAGTAACTTTTAATACCAAGTAATCTTTTCCTTTAAACTGACGTTTTTCTACTTTTTGATGTATGATTGTTCCATCATCTTTTAACTTCATAGGTAAGCCATATAAATAGGTATAATAATTTTTATACAACTCAGCTCGTTCACAATTTAAACTATACTTCTTCTTTAGGTCTGCAGATAAATCTTGTTTCCCATTTAAACTAAAACTACAATTCTCTTTATCAACTATAAACTCTGTAATAATTGTATCTCTTTTAGCAAGTACAGAAAAATACTGATTGGGCAAATCTATATTTATTTTACTTTTTCGATCTGCATTTTTAGGAGTTTCCATGGTTACAAACAATTCTCCTTTAAAAGTATTCCAATTTCCATTTGGATCATGAAACTGAATTGCTTTTTCCAATAATTCATCTCCTGTCATAGTTTGCGAAAACCCAGATACAGCAATGAATAATAGTAAAAGTGTGGTTAATTTTTTCATATTTTAAATGTAATAAAAAATCCTGCAAAAGCAGGATTTTAATTTATTCTTGAATATCGAGTTTTAAACTCAATTCTTGCAGTTGCTCATCATCTATAAAGGCAGGTGCATCTATCATTACATCTCTACCAGAATTGTTTTTTGGGAAAGCTATAAAATCTCGAATGGTTTCTTGGCCTCCTAAAATGGCAACCAATCTATCTAAACCAAAAGCCAAACCTCCATGAGGTGGTGCTCCATACTCAAAAGCATCCATTAAGAAACCAAATTGTGCTTTCGCTTCTTCTTCAGAAAACCCTAAGTGTTTTAGCATGGTTGCTTGTGTGGCTTTATCATGTATTCTAATAGAACCTCCACCAATTTCATTTCCATTCAACACTAAATCATAAGCATTTGCTTTCACTTCTCCTGGTTTAGAATCTAACAATTCTAATTGACCTGGTTTTGGTGAGGTAAAAGGGTGATGCATTGCATGGTAATGACCTGTTTCTTCATCTAACTCTAATAAAGGGAAATCAATTACCCAAAGAGGAGCAAATACTTTAGGATCTCTCAACCCTAAACGTTCTGCTAATTCCATACGTAAAGCAGACATTTGTGCTCTTACTTTATTGGTTTCACCAGATAAAACACAAACTAAATCTCCAGGTTTTGCACCTGTAACTTCAACCCATTTTGCTAAATCTTCTTGATTGTAAAATTTATCTACAGAAGACTTAAATGAACCATCTTCGTTAACTCTACAATAAATCATTCCAAGAGCACCAACTTGAGGTCTTTTTACCCACTTTATAATGTTGTCTATTTCTTTTCTTGTGTAAGCATTCCCTCCAGGTACAGCAATACCAATTACTAATTCAGCATCATTAAAAACCTTAAAATCTTTATGTTGCGTAACTGCATTTAACTCGCCAAATTCCATTCCAAAACGAATGTCTGGCTTGTCATTACCATACAAACGCATGGCATCATCAAACAACATTCTTGGAAACTTATCTACTTCAACTCCATTAATTTCTTTTAATAAATGACGTGTTAATCCTTCGAAAATATTTAGAATATCTTCTTGCTCTACAAAAGCCATTTCACAGTCTATTTGGGTAAATTCTGGCTGTCTGTCTGCACGCAAATCTTCGTCTCTAAAACATTTTACAATCTGAAAATATTTATCCATTCCACCAACCATCAACAATTGTTTAAAGGTTTGAGGCGATTGTGGTAAAGCATAAAATTGACCTTCGTTCATTCTAGAAGGTACCACAAAATCTCTTGCGCCTTCTGGAGTAGATTTAATTAAATACGGAGTTTCTACTTCTATAAATTCTTGATCAGACAAGTATTTACGAACTTCCATAGTTACTTTATGACGAAAAATTAAGCTGTCTTTAACAGGGTTTCTTCTAATATCTAAGTATCTATATTTCATTCTTATGTCCTCTCCTCCATCAGTTTTATCTTCAATTGTAAAAGGTGGTAGTTTAGCTTCGTTTAAAATTTCTAGTTCAGTAACCAAAACCTCAACTTCACCAGTAGCTAACCTATCATTTTTAGATTCTCTTTCAATAACAGTACCTTTCACTTGAATTACAAATTCTCTACCCAAAGACTTTGCTTTTTCTATAATGTCTTTAGATGTACGTTCCTCATCAAAAATTAACTGTGTAATTCCATATCTATCTCGCAAATCTACCCAAACCATAAAACCTTTGTCTCTAGATTTTTGAACCCAACCTGCTAGTGTAACTTCTGTGTTAATGTGTGATGCTCTTAAGGCACCACAAGAATGACTTCTGTACATTTCTTATTGAAAATTTTCTTTCGCCAAAAGCGAATATCCTTAAATTATCTTCTCAAATTTATTTCGAGATCTGACTGCAAAATTACACATTTTATCCATTAAAATCTTTGTAAATTTGTTTTTATGAGCGTAGTTAATATTCAAAAAAAATTTGGCCTTTTTAAAGATTTATGGTCTCCAAAAAAAATAGGAGAATTAAATGGTCAGCAAATTTTGTTAGCCAAAATTAAAGGTGAATTTGTTTTTCATAATCATGAAAATGAAGATGAACTTTTTTTGGTACAAAAAGGAGTTTTAGAAATGCATTTACGAGATGAAATCATCACTATAAACGAAGGTGAATTTTATATTGTGCCTAAAGGTGTAGATCATAAACCTGTTGCCAAAGAAGAGGTTCATATTTTATTATTTGAGCCACTATCTACAAAACATACAGGAGATGTTGTTGCAGATATTACTGTAGAAACTTACGAATCTATCTAACAATTATGAGTAAACTTTATTTAGTACCAACGCCAATAGGCAATTTAGAAGACATGACATTTAGAGCCATTCGTGTTCTAAAAGAAGCCGATTTTATTTTAGCAGAAGACACAAGAACAAGTGGAAAACTGTTGAAACATTTTGAAATTTCTACACAAATGCATAGTCATCATATGCACAATGAACACAAATCTATTGAGGGCATTTTAAATAGAATTAAAAGTGGAGAAACTTGTGCTGTAATTTCTGATGCTGGAACGCCTGCAATTTCTGATCCTGGATTTCTACTAACGAGAGCTTGTGTAGAGAATAATATTGAAGTAGAATGTTTACCTGGTGCCACTGCTTTTGTACCTGCTTTAGTTAATTCTGGCCTACCAAATGACAAGTTTGTTTTTGAAGGTTTTTTACCTGTAAAAAAAGGAAGACAAACACGTTTTTTACTTTTGGCTGAGGAAACAAGAACCATGATTTTTTATGAATCGCCTCATAAATTGGTAAAAACATTAGGCCATTTTATTGAATATTTTGGAGAAGAAAGAAAAGTTTCTGTTTCTAGAGAACTTACAAAAATGTTTGAAGAAACTGTTAGAGGAACTGCAGCCGAAGTTTTAGCTCACTTTACAAAAAAGCCACCAAAAGGTGAAATTGTAATAATTGTAGAAGGAAAAAATAAATAAAAATGACGATTACTCAATTTAAAGAGAAACTCAATAACCAACCAAACCAAGTGTTGTTTTCTGAAACAATGCAGCTTATAGAAGATAATTATACGTTTATACCAACAGCATTCACCAATGGTGAAATTACAAATAAGGCTGGCGAAAACTCTGGCTCATGTAAAGTTTTTGCTTTTGCACTAGCGCAAAAGTTGACAGAGAAAGAAACCTTAATTTGCTTTGGTGAACACTATAGAAATGTTCTAGAAGATTCAGAAGGTACATCACATCAAAATATTAGAAATTTTATGAAATTTGGTTTTGATGGTTTGACTTTGGCCAATAAGGCACTTTCTAAGAAGTAAATCAGTTCATAATTTCAGCAATACAATTAAGAACAATTTACTAAGAACATTATTTTTGATACCTAGATACAGTTATTATGGAAGAAATTAAATATGATGTTTTTGTTATTGGTAGTGGAATTGCAGGCCAAACAGCAGCCGAAATTTGTGCAAAAGAAGGTCTAAAGGTAGCTATTGCAGACAATAAAGCTTTTGGAGGAACTTGCGCTATTAGAGGTTGTGACCCTAAAAAAGTGATGCTTCAATTTGCAGAAATTACACAAAAAGCAAAACATTTAAAAGGTTTAGGGTTTACTAAACTTCCTAAAATAAATTGGGATGATATTTTAAAATTCAAGAATAATTTTACTGAAGCTGTACCAAAATCTACTGAAGAAGATTTGGCTGATTTAGACATCGATTTGTATCATCAATCTCCAAAATTCATATCAAAAAATAAAATTTCTGTAGAAGGTAAAACTGTAATTGCAGATAAATTTGTTATTGCAACAGGTTTAATACCAAGAACATTAAAGTTTAAAGGTGCAGAATTTTTAAAAACTAGTGATGACTTCTTCAACCTAAAAAAACTACCCAAGTCAGTTACTTTTATTGGCTCTGGTTATATAGGTATGGAGTTCTGTTTTTTGTTATCAACCTTAGGATGTAAAGTTATAATGATTGATAGAGGACCTAGAATTTTATCTCAATTTGAAAAATCACTAACCGAAAAAATTAAGCAAAATTTAGCTAACAATGGTGTTGAATTTATCTTTGAGGCAGATGTTCTATCTGTAGAAAAAGGTAGAAAAAAATTAAAATTAAACTACAAAGTTGGCAAGGAAGAGCGCAGTTTAAAATCTCACATCATCTTTAACACTTCTGGAAGAGTACCATCTTTAGAAGCCTTGAATTTAGAAAATGCTGCGATAAAAGCAGATGAATCTGGAGTTTTGGTAAACGATTATTTACAAAGTTCTAGTGCAAAACATGTTTTTGCTTGTGGAGATGTTTCTAGTAAATCTTTTCCATTAACACCTTTATCTGGCTTACAAGGTTATATTGTTGGTCATAACATTTTAAAGGCAAGAAGCAAGAAATTTAAAAATCCGTTAGTACCTTCTATCGTTTTTACAGATCCTAATTTAGCCATGGTTGGTTATTTAGAAGAAGAAGCAAAAAAACGATATAAAAACACTAAAGTTTATAAGGGAGATGCTTCTAATTGGTACAATGCAAAAAAAGAAAATGCCCCTTTTTACGCTTATAAAATTATCGTAAACAAAAGAACTGATCAAATTGTAGGTGCTCACCTTTTGAGTAGTGAAGCAAATGAAACCATTAATATTTTTACCACTGCCATAAACGCTAAAATGACTGTAAATGAATTTAAGAAAATGATATTTACCTATCCTTCTTACGCAAGTGATTTAAAAAGTATGTTTAAAGAAGACTAATGCAAAAATTATTAGCAGAAATTAGAAATTGTAAACTTTGTGAACCTCATTTAGATTTGGGTGCAAGGCCCATAATAGCTGCTTCAGAAAATTCTAAAATACTTTTAATTAGTCAAGCTCCTGGAAGAATTGCTCACCTTAAAAATAAAGCTTGGGATGATCCTAGTGGAAAAGTGTTAAGAAAATGGTTACATGTAGATGAAAGCCAGTTTTACAATACAGATCACTTTGCTATTCTACCTGCAGGGTTTTGTTTTCCTGGCAAAGGAAAAAGTGGAGATAAATTGCCAAGAAAAGAATGCGCTCCTCTATGGCATTCTAAAGTTATGCATCAATTTAAAAATGTACAACTTAAAATTTTAATTGGTAATTATGCTCAAACTTATTATTTAAAAAATAAGCCAAGAACGTTAACAGAAACAGTAAAAAATTATCAAAGTTTTTTACCTGAATATTTGGTATTACCTCAT contains the following coding sequences:
- a CDS encoding HopJ type III effector protein, with amino-acid sequence MTITQFKEKLNNQPNQVLFSETMQLIEDNYTFIPTAFTNGEITNKAGENSGSCKVFAFALAQKLTEKETLICFGEHYRNVLEDSEGTSHQNIRNFMKFGFDGLTLANKALSKK
- a CDS encoding chloride channel protein, with protein sequence MPTKNKYLKQILLWRYQFISERQFIYVLSVLVGLLAGLGTAVLKNLTFFFENLLEGKFIKDFHYSLYFIFPIIGLILVYYIKRKIIKKEIGHGIPTTLHAVSKKNGIIDKYKMYASLITAPITVGFGGSAGLQGPAVSTGAALGSYVAQLFHMSAKTRMLLIGCATAGAMSSMFKAPVAAIVFAVEIFSLDLAFASLVPLLLASVSAVITSYFFFEKDALFGFQLIDAFEIKDVLYYIILGLGTGVASVYFSKIYFRITKFFNHFKKPIHRLILGGIAIGIMLYFIPPLYGEGYGLINNLLNGNTADALATLPYKVDLTNIWIVIAFLILIALFKAIAMTTTFAAGGVGGIFIPTLFMGASLGNVFAKIINALGGNVSESNFTLIGMTGLMAGVLHAPLTAIFLIAEITGGYDLFVPLMLVAAISFAFTKYFIANSIYTTELAKRGELITHNKDKNVMMMMKIDRLIEDNFKTIHPEMLLGDMLKSAVAKSTRNIFPVTNADKVFLGIVLLDDIRPFMFDTEMYNNVTVETLMKAAPEIIFYEDSVTEIMKKFKTSDAWNLPVVQGDKYVGFISKSKLLTAYRNKLIEVTS
- the rsmI gene encoding 16S rRNA (cytidine(1402)-2'-O)-methyltransferase, whose protein sequence is MSKLYLVPTPIGNLEDMTFRAIRVLKEADFILAEDTRTSGKLLKHFEISTQMHSHHMHNEHKSIEGILNRIKSGETCAVISDAGTPAISDPGFLLTRACVENNIEVECLPGATAFVPALVNSGLPNDKFVFEGFLPVKKGRQTRFLLLAEETRTMIFYESPHKLVKTLGHFIEYFGEERKVSVSRELTKMFEETVRGTAAEVLAHFTKKPPKGEIVIIVEGKNK
- a CDS encoding DUF6503 family protein encodes the protein MKKLTTLLLLFIAVSGFSQTMTGDELLEKAIQFHDPNGNWNTFKGELFVTMETPKNADRKSKINIDLPNQYFSVLAKRDTIITEFIVDKENCSFSLNGKQDLSADLKKKYSLNCERAELYKNYYTYLYGLPMKLKDDGTIIHQKVEKRQFKGKDYLVLKVTYNKEVGKDTWYFYFNPETFAMEVYQFFKDTKDSGEYILLSGIETINAIKMPKVRAWYYNKDNNYLGTDILSKTK
- a CDS encoding endonuclease, giving the protein MFPSIPAIKQKKDITTIAFYNVENLFDTVDNPNTADDDYTPSGKKKWTINRYNIKIKKLSSIIAQLGLNKSKYPPAIVGLVEVENAKVVSDLANSSYLKKHHYGFVHYDSPDERGIDVALLYNKISFELIASETYPVFLEDDEGERDYTRDILKVSGHLHGELVHIIVTHWSSRREGVAETEHKRIAAAEKIREITAGIHAKEMGPKIIIMGDFNDDPKSKSVKEYLVKDDFYNPMEKILNPTSKGSLTYNGSWNLFDQIIFSKNFLVEEKDKLYFKHAEVFNKKWMKIYKGKYKGSPFRTYIGPWYKGGFSDHFPVYAFLKKKS
- a CDS encoding NAD(P)/FAD-dependent oxidoreductase; its protein translation is MEEIKYDVFVIGSGIAGQTAAEICAKEGLKVAIADNKAFGGTCAIRGCDPKKVMLQFAEITQKAKHLKGLGFTKLPKINWDDILKFKNNFTEAVPKSTEEDLADLDIDLYHQSPKFISKNKISVEGKTVIADKFVIATGLIPRTLKFKGAEFLKTSDDFFNLKKLPKSVTFIGSGYIGMEFCFLLSTLGCKVIMIDRGPRILSQFEKSLTEKIKQNLANNGVEFIFEADVLSVEKGRKKLKLNYKVGKEERSLKSHIIFNTSGRVPSLEALNLENAAIKADESGVLVNDYLQSSSAKHVFACGDVSSKSFPLTPLSGLQGYIVGHNILKARSKKFKNPLVPSIVFTDPNLAMVGYLEEEAKKRYKNTKVYKGDASNWYNAKKENAPFYAYKIIVNKRTDQIVGAHLLSSEANETINIFTTAINAKMTVNEFKKMIFTYPSYASDLKSMFKED
- a CDS encoding uracil-DNA glycosylase family protein; this translates as MQKLLAEIRNCKLCEPHLDLGARPIIAASENSKILLISQAPGRIAHLKNKAWDDPSGKVLRKWLHVDESQFYNTDHFAILPAGFCFPGKGKSGDKLPRKECAPLWHSKVMHQFKNVQLKILIGNYAQTYYLKNKPRTLTETVKNYQSFLPEYLVLPHPSPRNRFWIQKNPWFTNEVIPDLQKVVTKILST
- a CDS encoding cupin domain-containing protein → MSVVNIQKKFGLFKDLWSPKKIGELNGQQILLAKIKGEFVFHNHENEDELFLVQKGVLEMHLRDEIITINEGEFYIVPKGVDHKPVAKEEVHILLFEPLSTKHTGDVVADITVETYESI
- the aspS gene encoding aspartate--tRNA ligase — its product is MYRSHSCGALRASHINTEVTLAGWVQKSRDKGFMVWVDLRDRYGITQLIFDEERTSKDIIEKAKSLGREFVIQVKGTVIERESKNDRLATGEVEVLVTELEILNEAKLPPFTIEDKTDGGEDIRMKYRYLDIRRNPVKDSLIFRHKVTMEVRKYLSDQEFIEVETPYLIKSTPEGARDFVVPSRMNEGQFYALPQSPQTFKQLLMVGGMDKYFQIVKCFRDEDLRADRQPEFTQIDCEMAFVEQEDILNIFEGLTRHLLKEINGVEVDKFPRMLFDDAMRLYGNDKPDIRFGMEFGELNAVTQHKDFKVFNDAELVIGIAVPGGNAYTRKEIDNIIKWVKRPQVGALGMIYCRVNEDGSFKSSVDKFYNQEDLAKWVEVTGAKPGDLVCVLSGETNKVRAQMSALRMELAERLGLRDPKVFAPLWVIDFPLLELDEETGHYHAMHHPFTSPKPGQLELLDSKPGEVKANAYDLVLNGNEIGGGSIRIHDKATQATMLKHLGFSEEEAKAQFGFLMDAFEYGAPPHGGLAFGLDRLVAILGGQETIRDFIAFPKNNSGRDVMIDAPAFIDDEQLQELSLKLDIQE
- the glpQ gene encoding glycerophosphodiester phosphodiesterase, giving the protein MSNKVVIAHRGASGYLPEHTLEAKAMAYAMQVDFIEQDLVLSKDDVPIVIHDIYLDYVTNVANKFPDRKREDNRFYVIDFTYDELKSLQVTERFDPKTGEQFYPNRFPKWKANFKLHSLQEEIELIQGLNASTGNNIGIYPEIKEPKFHQKEGKNLTTTVLNILADYGYKTKNDNCILQCFDAEELERIRVDLKSELFLVQLIEHPEEAKQLAHFATYADGVGPWYKQILSEKVNNSFQFTNLVKEAHELGLKVHPYTFRADALAEFSSFDEMLKTLLIDANVDGAFTDFPDKVIDFLKKENER